The sequence GTTGGTAGTATGCAAGTCCCTGTGGATGAGACAATGACTTGCAAGAACAATGAGGTGTGTCTTGTTTGTAAAACTGTGAGATCGGTTGAGTTATGCTAATGTTGAATGGAAGTGTAGGGAGAAAAGAAGGCAGAGCGAAGGATGTCCCAgatatatatatatattGGGGTCCCCACCCTGAAGGTGTGGGAGGCAGTCGTGGGTGATACGGGCGACATGCAACCCGCAACCcgcaacacgcaacacgcaacacgCTCCAGAACAGCCTGCGAAGTCAAGCTGGCGATTCTTGACGTGGCTTTTCAGCGCCAATTTTGCTCAAATTTCCCGAAGCATCCTATCCAGGCTCCAGACCAGAGGACCGACCGACGGAGCAGAAATGGTTGAGAATCGCccagaaagagagagagacagagaaGAGCTGCCAAGCCGAACCGCTGCTAACCTCACTTGGCTGCACCGGCAGTGTGATTGCATCGGCTCCTGAAACGCACATCCACCCCAAAATCCTTGCCAAATTCTTGCGGGTGCAACCACTTTCACAACGTGCCAACGGAGAATCGACATCCTGACTGTCGTGTCTAGTGTGGGGTTTTTCTTGAGCAACAACCTCGACAAGGACCACCGTGTACAGCAGTGCGAGGGGCGCTGACAGCAACCCAAGAGGCAGCAGTTACAGCATTGCTTACTGGGAGAGAGAACGGACCGGGTCTTGTACACCGATCTAATCGATCAAAGTCGGACCAAAGCCTAGGTAGGGTGGGTCGGTGgtgacaatcacgaatcacgaatcacgaaccacaaaCACTAGACGAGCAACATGAAAATGTATTAATAAGTTAGCCGCATGGACTGACTGTCAATTGTGAAAAAGTTAACCACAACTTGGTGAATAAGTTAGTTATCAGGAATATCGTAGATGGATTATTTTAAATCTCGTCGCCTGCTGGCAGCAGATCAACGACGGAGCAGCCCGGCAGGAAGGTAGCCGTGACACCACACGCAGGCCTTGGTGCTTACTTTTTCTTCTTATACTCAGCGCTTCTCCGCACAGCTCGGCTGTCTAGATCTCAACGAGCGGAGATCGGATCCTCTGATCGTGTCAATCGAATTTCAGCTGGCTGGCgttcacgaatcacgattggttATTCGCTCACTTGAAAAACTTGGCCCGTCTGTTtcttgatgctgctgcagtgGCCAACGATCGAAATGGCTGCCCATTGCATGAATCGGGTAGAAATCGGCATATGGTGATGCGCAAGGCTCCACATGTTTTGATTGGGTGAACTTggcttcgtgattcacgattggtgattgccAATGTGATCGACATGGGTGGCGGCTGACGTGAAAAGCTGCCTAACAACCCGTGGGAATCTCTTCCGCCTGCACCTGTACAGACCGCGAGCTTCTCTAAAGAACACTCGCACTGCGGAAAACTTGACCGTGCTTGCGAGCGTTTTGAATCTTGGCTGCCAGTTTCCTCAGCGTTGTTCTGGTTTGACTCTGCGTCGCTTTCAATCGTCTAACTTAGCTTGGCTTGTCAACTGGGACAAAGCGTGCCAATAGTGTCGGCGATGTCGGCCCCTAGAACCACGGAGCGGACGCCAGGTTTGCGTTTGGATAACTAGTTAGCTCGATTTCAAATtcaacattcgtgattctgacaaccgtgaaccgtCGCGCGTGGACAAGTTGCGAGCACGAAGAATCGCCTGTTTTTTCACGGCCGATAGGCTCAACCCAGACGTGAAAATCTTGTCCTCCACGTGACGCGCTCACACAACTGCGTAGCGTCGAGGcatgagtcacgagtgttgatCTTCgtggtgttggtcttgaaACCAACTATTCCAACAGACGAAACCGTCAAGCGCAACCGAATAGCGCAATCCCACCAGCCTGCGGAAGATTTCACCGCAGGCCTGTTTTGCCCATCGGGCATCGGGCCTTTGAAGAGGGTTCACGTCGATCGATGCGCCGAGTTGCTCTTTGATCATCTGTGGAACGTGATACTTGTAAAAGCAGGTACATATTGTGCTGTCACGAGGTGAGGAATGTGGGATAGATTGCTATTTGATGGCGCCATGGCGTTAGGAATCAAGACGAGAGAGCGCAGTCTTGGGCCTGGTTGGTTCGACTCTTGTTGACCCCTCTCGGCAAAGTGCATGGGCTCGCTTGACACTCGCACGCGCcgcgcttgctcgacccACGAGCGTCGGTCTTGACATTTCGCGTCCTACATGCTCGCAAATCATCGTCGATCCGACGCAAGCCCGACTGAGCAGGAAGTCACATTCCAAGTAGTTACGAGTGAGAGAATCGACTTGGAAGACATTTTCACCCCGAAACCATACCAAAACTGTGGGCAAACCTTAGGCCAAACTTTGGGATtgcaacgcaacgcaacgcagCGGAGTTGGATCCGTGATCGACCGTTGTCCATTTTATGTATGTTTGAGCGCGGTACCATGTacgccaagctcgcttGTCAATAATAATCGAGACTCGATCAAAgtcgtgctcgtcttgcgtgactcgtgactggtaACTTGACTGTAAAAAGTCAAAAAGATGTGGATCGATCAGCtgtcacactcacgactcgtgactcacgactggttCTTGACAGCAACGTGCAAACACAAACAAGCAACAGAGTCAACGCGTCCGTGGTGTGTGTGGTTCGGCCAAcacacagtcgtgagtcgtgaatcgtgaattcttGAATTGCTcgacgcagcgacgagtTTTATTTCAGAATAGTGCCTGTAAGGATCGGCGCTCTGCAGAACATTCGTGGTTCAGTTGCCCCGCTGTCCGCCCCGACCACAGGCGCAAGTTGGCAGGAACTCAAAGAAGCCCGCATACACCCGTCATTGAGTCAGACGGCATGTGGCGTGTAAAGCATGCAAgtcacagcagcatcagcaaccATCTACATTCCGTCGTCATTTAGGCTTCTGCCGAATCAAACgcactcgagcttgagacTGTCACTGAGCTTGGTGTTGGCACAGAAACGTTGGACGATTCAGTGAAATGCTTGCGATTGTTCCCTGCCTTGACCTGCACTCTGCAGATCCCTGCGTCATGATGGTTCCAGCCCGCCAGATTCGTTTCTCGATCCCGAGTAGCTAGTCTCGCCTGTCTCCGCCGCTAAGTTGTTTGAAGCTGTCAAGCTCCAATGCGCCCTTTGCTGCGTCTCTAAGGTCAATGAGGGTTGTCAAGCTCCATCTGCTTTGAGCGTCGCCATGATTGATATATAGGCCACTTCAGCTTGTTGTTTGTTGGCCCATTGCTCCCATCGTATCCCCTCCCCTCCCCCTCTGTCCCCGATTCTCCCCGCGAAACTCTGTCCGCATTTCCTTCNNNNNNNNNNNNNNNNNNNNNNNNNNNNNNNNNNNNNNNNNNNNNNNNNNNNNNNNNNNNNNNNNNNNNNNNNNNNNNNNNNNNNNNNNNNNNNNNNNNNCCCCTCCCCCTCCTCTGTACAACCTCAACATTGCCCATTCGGTGGCGCTTGATTTCGACAGACAACACCGACACTCGTTTTACTCGGCTCTGTGCTCACCCCTCGTTGGCCCCGACCAAAATGAAGTTGACCTCGCTCCTCGCCGCAGCCCTCTTGATGGGCTCGGCACTTGGCGGTGCCATCACCAACGGCGACGCGATTCCTGCACATGTGGCTACTGTTCCTGAAGCCGACACGGTCAAGATCCCCATTACCACCGCCAATTCTCGCGGCGCTTCGGACGTTAAACCGAAACTCGTCGCTACCATGATCCTCGACAAGGTCAGCGACGTTCTCACCTTTTCGCCCGCGTCCTCTCTCGGCGGTCTCAAGCGTCACCGCCGACGTATTCACCAACAAGCATCATCGCTCGCCCAACGAGCGCTGCCGGCGCTTCGCTGGCCATAcaacagctcgaagcgcaaagTGCGCGGTGTATCGCTCGGAGGTTGGCTGGTGGTCGAACACTTTATTACACCGAGTATCTACGCGTCCACGGGAAACGAcaagatcatcgacgagTGGACGTTTGGTTCGCTCCAACCGCGCGATCAGGCGGTCAGCATTCTGCAGAAACACCTCAATTCGTTTGTCAGCGAAGACGACATTCGACAGATCGCGGCTGCTGGTCTGAACCACGTTCGTATCCCGATTGGTTACTGGGCGTTTGAGGTGTCGCCGGGAGAACCGTTCCTCAAGTTGAACCAGTGGGATCTGCTCAAACAGGCCGCACTATGGTGTTCAAAATACAACCTCAaggtgctcgtcgatcttcaTGCGGCTCCAGGTAACCAGAACGGTTTCGACCATGGTGGACGTCGTGGTGTTAGCACTTGGGCTGGTAACGCTACCAACATTCAACGTACCATCGATATCTTGCAGACCATGTCCAGGGAGTTTTCCAAGTCGAAATACGCCAATTCCGTCACTGCGTTGGAGCTGCTCAATGAGCCCGTCACGGATAAGGATGTGGTGCTCGATTTTTATCAAAGGGCATACCAGGTGGTTCGGTATCCCAACGGTCCAAGTGCTGCCGAGTCTCCGCTGCTGGTTGCCATCAGCGATGAATTCGTCTCGCCCGCTTACTCCACCTATTGGGACGACAAGCTGCGTCCGCCTACCTACGAAGGCGTAGCGCTCGACACGCACATCTACACCATCTTTGACGACAAGTCGCTTCGGCTCTCGAGCAAAGACCGTATCAACTACTACTGTTCGCTCAAACCGAAATGGGCCGCAGCCAACAAGATCCACTACCAACTACTGGGAGAATGGACCCCAGCCTTCACCGACTGTGCCCAAGGCATCAACGGTCGAGGCCGAAACAGCCGATACGACGGAAGTTTCAAGGGCAGTCAAGGCAAGATCAACAGCTGTTACGGTCGAAGTGGTAGCGCGTCCACCTTTACCACCAACTACAAAAACCTTCTCGCCAGAATGTGGGAGGCCCAGGTAGACGCCAACGAAGGCGGCATAGGTTGGTTGATGTGGACCTGGAAAACAGAGCCAGGCGCAGCCGAGGATTGGAGCTACCAAAAGGGTCTCGAATACGGATGGATTCCAAAAGACCCTACTCAAAGGCCCCAAGGTGTCCGATGCTGAGCTCCCTCAAatcgcttgctcgtcaagacGTCGTTGACATGTACCACTACGTGAGCCAATCTAACCGTTTCACCCAATAaacagcgcagcagcgagtcCGTGATCGACCGAAGACGATTTGAGCGCTCAGCATCCAGCCAAAAGAATAAGCAGGTTTTGTCTGTGCCACGCTAACACAAGTGCCTCACGCTGTTGTTGAAAACTGATCAGATTATCAGCGATCGACA comes from Mycosarcoma maydis chromosome 18, whole genome shotgun sequence and encodes:
- a CDS encoding uncharacterized protein (related to EXG1 - exo-beta-1,3-glucanase) — translated: MKLTSLLAAALLMGSALGGAITNGDAIPAHVATVPEADTVKIPITTANSRGASDVKPKLVATMILDKVSDVLTFSPASSLGGLKRHRRRIHQQASSLAQRALPALRWPYNSSKRKVRGVSLGGWLVVEHFITPSIYASTGNDKIIDEWTFGSLQPRDQAVSILQKHLNSFVSEDDIRQIAAAGLNHVRIPIGYWAFEVSPGEPFLKLNQWDLLKQAALWCSKYNLKVLVDLHAAPGNQNGFDHGGRRGVSTWAGNATNIQRTIDILQTMSREFSKSKYANSVTALELLNEPVTDKDVVLDFYQRAYQVVRYPNGPSAAESPLLVAISDEFVSPAYSTYWDDKLRPPTYEGVALDTHIYTIFDDKSLRLSSKDRINYYCSLKPKWAAANKIHYQLLGEWTPAFTDCAQGINGRGRNSRYDGSFKGSQGKINSCYGRSGSASTFTTNYKNLLARMWEAQVDANEGGIGWLMWTWKTEPGAAEDWSYQKGLEYGWIPKDPTQRPQGVRC